From a region of the Myroides sp. JBRI-B21084 genome:
- a CDS encoding UvrD-helicase domain-containing protein, with product MLEKKAFTIYNASAGAGKTHTLVKEYLKILLGYTNKDDAYRNILAITFTNKAVNEMKSRIVSCIYAFTLYDIPKKEYQLLEQIVAETPFTEAYIREKAKRVLKNIIHNYAGFDISTIDKFTHKVIRSFAFDLNLPFHFEVSLDTEALLQEAVDAIIAKAGVDKELTKLLVDFSISKADDDKSWDVTNELMEIGRLLLNENNKQELEAFENIEMHTFLSLKNSLQQQITQLKTQTVTLAQSALQLLDTNGIDLKSFSRGTFPNHLMSIVDGNFNYTNKKYYEFNDIQINKTAKDKVAIEQLIPDLLAITKKIYPLFGKVYFYEAFLKNLVPLSLLNSISNELNRIQTEQQILSISQFNKIIYEELKNQPAPFIYERMGEKYRHFFIDEFQDTSELQWQNLVPLIDNALSGADDYGKEGSLMIVGDPKQAIYRWRGGKAEQFMELSAGENPFSNPSKATISLDTNYRSFAEVVDFNNSIFRFLASEFQNAAYKNLYENYSHQNTTSKKGGFVQISFLDQAELEMNETLTKTDLYLNQVLQTINNVLQQGFSLGDIVVLTRKSKNGVEVANFLTKNGIRILSSETLLINNATEVQLLLNLLRFIKNNNDKEAKALILYFVGTYIAINESVHDVIFNGMMLNNETDFENYLKTFNVIVDFNTLRKNNLYVVVELLVTAFIPAKKTDAYVQYFLDLILEQTVKKQATIADFLNYWEQNYHKLSIPAPENENAVRLMTVHKAKGLEFPVVIYPFADDDFSKSRDKIWVDLEENEQFALPKALVDLKSDVQMYGETAQRLFEQKKQEELLDNLNVLYVALTRAEEQLYIISSYKFTSKGTLPNTLAAFFVNFLQHKGVFNSEQLQYSFGEAVKVSGEKELQQKPVIIQSVLNTIQPSVIKIAKREAKMWDTTQQFAIEKGNLIHELLSEIYTANDVDFVVKQAVSKGVVEVVKVDEITDLLNQIVSHSDLQPFFDDENIIYNERTILHETFKNIKPDRVALNGTKAYIIDYKTGEEHAKYAKQINEYALAIEEMGYQVVKKVLLYIQDHLKIIHL from the coding sequence ATTTTGGAAAAAAAAGCCTTTACCATATACAATGCTTCGGCAGGTGCCGGAAAAACGCATACGCTTGTAAAAGAGTATCTTAAAATTTTGTTGGGATATACGAATAAAGACGATGCTTACCGAAACATACTTGCTATTACTTTTACAAATAAAGCGGTTAACGAAATGAAATCGCGCATTGTATCGTGTATTTACGCATTTACTTTATACGATATTCCTAAAAAAGAGTATCAATTGTTAGAACAAATTGTTGCCGAAACGCCTTTTACCGAAGCTTATATTCGCGAAAAAGCGAAGCGTGTTTTAAAGAACATCATTCATAATTATGCCGGTTTTGATATTTCTACTATTGATAAATTCACGCACAAAGTAATTCGATCTTTTGCGTTTGATTTAAACTTGCCTTTTCATTTTGAAGTTTCGTTAGATACCGAAGCGTTGTTGCAAGAAGCTGTTGATGCTATTATTGCCAAAGCTGGTGTTGATAAGGAATTAACTAAATTGTTAGTCGATTTTTCCATAAGTAAAGCCGATGACGATAAAAGTTGGGATGTTACTAACGAATTAATGGAAATTGGTCGTTTGTTGTTAAACGAAAATAACAAACAAGAATTGGAAGCTTTTGAAAACATAGAAATGCATACTTTTCTATCATTAAAGAACAGCTTGCAACAACAAATTACACAGTTAAAAACGCAAACTGTTACTTTGGCTCAAAGCGCTTTACAATTGTTAGATACAAATGGTATCGACTTAAAATCGTTTAGTAGAGGTACATTTCCAAATCATTTAATGAGTATTGTTGATGGTAATTTTAATTATACCAACAAAAAATATTACGAGTTTAACGATATACAAATTAACAAAACAGCAAAAGATAAGGTTGCAATAGAACAACTAATTCCCGATTTACTTGCTATTACAAAAAAAATATATCCGCTTTTTGGTAAGGTTTATTTTTACGAGGCTTTTCTTAAAAACCTAGTACCGCTTTCGTTGTTAAATTCTATCAGCAATGAATTAAATCGTATACAAACGGAACAACAAATTTTATCTATTTCGCAATTTAATAAAATCATTTACGAAGAATTAAAAAACCAACCTGCCCCTTTTATTTATGAACGAATGGGCGAAAAATACCGTCACTTTTTTATTGATGAATTTCAAGATACATCCGAATTGCAATGGCAAAATTTAGTACCTTTAATTGATAATGCACTTTCAGGTGCCGATGATTATGGTAAAGAAGGGTCTTTAATGATAGTTGGCGATCCTAAACAAGCTATTTACCGTTGGCGTGGGGGTAAAGCCGAACAATTTATGGAGTTAAGTGCTGGGGAAAATCCGTTTTCAAATCCATCAAAAGCAACCATAAGTTTAGATACCAATTACCGTAGTTTTGCCGAAGTTGTAGATTTTAATAATAGTATTTTTAGGTTTTTGGCAAGTGAGTTTCAAAATGCGGCCTATAAAAATTTGTACGAAAATTATTCGCATCAAAACACTACATCTAAAAAAGGCGGATTTGTGCAAATATCATTTTTAGATCAAGCCGAACTTGAAATGAACGAAACGCTTACAAAAACCGATTTGTATCTTAATCAAGTGCTGCAAACTATAAATAACGTATTGCAGCAAGGTTTTTCGTTGGGCGATATTGTAGTTTTAACTCGTAAAAGTAAAAACGGTGTTGAAGTAGCAAATTTTTTAACCAAAAACGGCATTCGTATTTTATCGTCGGAAACGTTGTTAATTAATAATGCAACCGAAGTGCAGTTATTGTTGAATTTATTACGCTTTATAAAAAACAATAACGATAAAGAAGCCAAAGCACTTATTTTGTATTTTGTTGGTACCTATATTGCTATAAATGAATCTGTGCACGATGTTATTTTTAACGGAATGATGTTAAATAACGAAACTGATTTTGAAAACTATTTAAAAACCTTTAATGTTATTGTTGATTTTAACACACTGCGCAAAAATAATTTATATGTTGTGGTTGAATTGTTGGTAACAGCTTTTATTCCAGCAAAAAAAACCGATGCGTATGTACAGTATTTTCTTGATTTAATTCTAGAACAAACTGTAAAAAAGCAAGCAACTATTGCCGACTTTTTAAATTACTGGGAACAAAACTACCACAAGCTTAGTATACCAGCACCAGAAAACGAAAACGCAGTGCGGTTAATGACTGTTCACAAAGCTAAAGGATTGGAGTTTCCTGTGGTTATTTACCCTTTTGCCGATGATGATTTTTCAAAATCGCGCGATAAAATTTGGGTTGATTTAGAAGAAAATGAACAATTTGCATTGCCAAAAGCTTTAGTAGATTTAAAAAGCGATGTACAAATGTATGGTGAAACAGCGCAGCGCTTGTTCGAACAAAAAAAGCAAGAAGAATTGTTAGATAATTTAAATGTTTTATACGTAGCTTTAACTCGTGCCGAAGAACAATTGTATATTATTAGTAGTTATAAATTTACTTCAAAAGGTACATTGCCCAACACACTTGCTGCTTTTTTTGTAAACTTTTTACAACATAAGGGTGTTTTTAATTCAGAACAACTTCAGTATTCTTTTGGCGAAGCAGTAAAAGTGTCTGGTGAAAAAGAACTTCAACAAAAACCTGTCATCATACAATCGGTGTTAAATACCATACAGCCATCTGTAATAAAAATAGCAAAACGCGAAGCAAAAATGTGGGATACAACACAACAATTTGCCATTGAAAAAGGAAATTTAATTCACGAATTGCTTTCGGAAATCTATACTGCAAATGATGTGGATTTTGTTGTAAAACAAGCAGTTTCAAAAGGCGTTGTTGAGGTTGTTAAAGTGGATGAAATTACAGATCTTTTGAATCAAATTGTGTCACATAGTGATTTACAACCGTTTTTTGATGATGAAAATATTATTTATAACGAACGAACTATTTTACATGAAACCTTCAAAAACATAAAACCCGACCGTGTGGCGTTAAATGGTACAAAAGCCTATATAATTGATTATAAAACAGGTGAAGAGCATGCTAAATATGCCAAACAAATTAATGAATACGCATTGGCAATAGAAGAAATGGGCTACCAAGTGGTAAAAAAAGTGCTGTTATATATACAAGACCATTTAAAAATAATACATTTGTAA
- the kbl gene encoding glycine C-acetyltransferase translates to MYGSIKDFLQSEIDTIKANGLYKKERIITSPQGAEIKINTGETVLNFCANNYLGLSSHLEVVQAAKDALDTHGFGMSSVRFICGTQDIHKQLEQEIADFYGTEDTILYAAAFDANGGVFEPLLGAEDCIISDSLNHASIIDGVRLCKAARYRYENNDMADLEKQLQQAVADGRRFKLIVTDGVFSMDGLVAPLDKICDLADKYDAMVMVDECHAAGFIGATGKGTLEAKNVMGRVDIITGTLGKALGGAMGGYTTAKKEIIDILRQRSRPYLFSNSLAPSIVGASLKVFELLKRDTKLRDQLEWNTNYFKKGMKAAGFDFIDGDSAIVPVMLYDAKLSQVMADKLLEKGIYVIGFFFPVVPKDKARIRVQLSAAHTQAHLDKAIEAFTQVGKELGVI, encoded by the coding sequence ATGTACGGATCAATTAAAGATTTTTTACAAAGTGAAATAGACACCATTAAAGCAAATGGTTTGTATAAAAAAGAACGAATAATTACATCGCCACAAGGAGCCGAAATTAAGATAAATACAGGCGAAACAGTATTGAATTTTTGTGCAAATAATTACTTAGGGTTGTCATCACATCTAGAAGTGGTTCAAGCAGCAAAAGATGCTCTAGATACACATGGTTTTGGTATGTCGTCTGTTCGATTTATATGTGGAACACAAGATATTCACAAACAATTAGAACAAGAAATTGCCGATTTTTACGGAACTGAAGATACCATTTTATATGCAGCAGCATTTGACGCAAACGGTGGGGTTTTTGAACCTTTGTTAGGAGCCGAAGACTGTATTATTTCTGATAGCTTAAACCACGCATCAATTATAGATGGAGTTCGTTTGTGTAAAGCAGCTCGTTACCGTTACGAAAACAACGATATGGCCGATTTGGAAAAACAATTACAGCAAGCAGTTGCCGATGGTCGTCGTTTTAAACTAATTGTAACCGATGGTGTTTTTTCAATGGACGGATTGGTTGCGCCTTTAGATAAAATTTGCGATTTAGCCGATAAATACGACGCTATGGTTATGGTTGATGAATGCCACGCTGCTGGTTTTATTGGTGCAACTGGTAAAGGAACTTTAGAAGCTAAAAACGTAATGGGCCGTGTTGATATTATTACAGGTACATTAGGTAAAGCGTTAGGCGGTGCAATGGGTGGATATACAACAGCTAAAAAAGAAATTATTGATATTTTACGCCAACGTTCACGTCCGTATTTGTTCTCTAATTCATTAGCACCTTCAATAGTAGGCGCTTCGTTAAAAGTATTTGAATTACTAAAGCGCGATACTAAATTACGCGACCAATTAGAATGGAATACCAATTACTTTAAAAAAGGAATGAAAGCTGCAGGTTTTGATTTTATCGATGGTGATTCGGCAATTGTTCCAGTTATGTTGTACGATGCAAAATTATCGCAAGTAATGGCCGATAAATTGTTAGAAAAAGGTATTTATGTTATAGGATTCTTTTTTCCTGTTGTTCCAAAAGATAAAGCACGTATACGCGTACAATTATCAGCAGCACACACCCAAGCTCATCTTGATAAAGCAATAGAAGCTTTTACACAAGTTGGAAAAGAATTAGGAGTAATCTAA
- a CDS encoding OmpA family protein translates to MKQLKVFAAALLFAGTATQAQNADQPWAVTVGVNALDGGRSSVATDFPDRFGQYFQTDNWSILPSASVLNVSRYLGANVSFGVTGSVNKMKKVVMSADSSTIDGLFNGQRTMAGADLMYYGVDGQFRYSIGGLLGTKWFDPSVHVGGGYTFLGKASSGNVNGGLGLTLWFSENIGLNLSSTYKHQLEDEGVLRAQNVSVPTHLQHTAGVTFRFGGKDTDNDGILDKYDECPEVAGLKQFNGCPDTDADGVVDHLDECPNVFGEPQFNGCPDTDGDGIADNQDACIDEPGLPEFNGCPDTDNDGVTDAQDECPDEAGPKENNGCPWPDSDEDGVIDRMDECPEVAGPASNKGCPEVKEEHIKQLNDYGKTILFNTGKSTFQEKTYTVLDNMASVMNQFPNAKFAIEGHTDNTGTDKINDPLSNDRANAVRNYLISKGISANRLTAEGFGSKRPIDDNKTAEGRANNRRTEIKLIK, encoded by the coding sequence ATGAAACAATTAAAAGTATTTGCAGCTGCTTTGTTATTTGCTGGTACAGCAACGCAAGCACAAAATGCTGATCAACCATGGGCAGTAACCGTGGGTGTTAATGCTTTGGACGGTGGACGTTCAAGTGTTGCAACAGACTTTCCAGACCGTTTTGGTCAATATTTCCAAACAGATAACTGGAGTATTTTACCATCTGCTTCTGTTTTAAACGTATCTCGTTATTTAGGTGCAAACGTATCATTTGGTGTTACAGGTTCTGTAAATAAAATGAAAAAAGTAGTTATGTCTGCGGATAGTAGTACAATCGACGGTTTATTTAACGGTCAAAGAACTATGGCAGGTGCCGATTTAATGTACTACGGTGTAGACGGTCAATTCCGTTACAGCATTGGTGGTTTATTAGGTACTAAATGGTTTGATCCTTCTGTACACGTTGGTGGTGGTTACACTTTCTTAGGCAAAGCATCTTCTGGAAATGTAAACGGAGGTTTAGGTTTAACATTATGGTTCTCTGAAAACATTGGTTTAAACCTTTCATCTACTTACAAACACCAATTAGAAGACGAAGGTGTATTAAGAGCTCAAAATGTATCTGTACCAACACATTTACAACACACAGCTGGTGTAACTTTCCGTTTTGGTGGAAAAGATACAGATAACGATGGTATCTTAGATAAATACGATGAGTGTCCAGAAGTTGCTGGTTTAAAACAATTCAACGGTTGTCCTGATACGGATGCTGATGGTGTTGTTGATCATTTAGACGAATGTCCTAACGTATTTGGTGAGCCACAATTCAACGGTTGTCCTGATACTGACGGTGATGGTATAGCTGATAACCAAGATGCTTGTATTGATGAGCCAGGTTTACCAGAATTCAACGGATGTCCTGATACTGATAACGATGGTGTTACAGATGCTCAAGACGAATGTCCTGATGAAGCAGGTCCAAAAGAAAACAATGGTTGTCCTTGGCCAGATTCTGACGAAGATGGTGTAATTGACAGAATGGATGAGTGTCCAGAAGTTGCAGGTCCAGCTTCAAACAAAGGATGTCCTGAAGTTAAAGAAGAGCACATTAAACAATTAAACGATTATGGTAAAACTATTTTGTTTAACACTGGTAAATCTACTTTCCAAGAGAAAACTTACACTGTGTTAGATAATATGGCAAGCGTAATGAATCAATTCCCTAATGCTAAATTCGCTATCGAAGGGCATACTGATAACACAGGAACTGATAAAATTAACGATCCATTATCAAACGACCGTGCAAATGCAGTTAGAAACTATTTAATTTCTAAAGGTATTTCTGCTAACCGTTTAACTGCTGAAGGTTTTGGTTCTAAACGTCCAATCGACGATAACAAAACTGCAGAAGGACGCGCTAACAACCGTCGTACTGAGATTAAATTGATCAAATAA
- a CDS encoding PD-(D/E)XK nuclease family protein: protein MESIRFIDKLAAEIVKEHQHNFASVVVVLPNKRARLFLLESLKKTTTTTFFAPQIISVEDLIASLSKINVLDSIELVLEFYEVYKQITSLTEQQDFEQFSNWAKMLLQDFNEIDRYLLNPAYVFDYLKDIDVINHWSVQTEDQTPLINNYLTFWNKLPSYYNALQKHLLQLNCGYQGMAYRLAVEKLDAFIDTNTKKYYFAGFNALNKAEEHIFKQLLKNGMAKVFWDTDEWFLNDFDHGAGYFARKIKQNWSYYKTHPYEWIVNEFAQKKNIEIISTPKSVGQAKIVGSIVEQLAENNKSIQNTAIVLSEENLLIPVLYALPNTVPALNITMGYDSKSNPVQLFFAKLFKMHVNALNRGGTKAVFYHKEVLDVFSHPLIAHLAQTKKVVDEINKRNFSFFDFSKLETYQNANDVLQLITLPWVEDSLSIIEKLMQLIFKLRAFLKENNDDVSLTFLHAFYKVIVQLKNYQLKYQVITSPQQLVTIYKQIADLAEVSFEGEPLEGLQIMGVLESRVLDFENVIITSVNEGKFPAGKTMNSFIPHDVKVELGLPTFKEKDAIYTYHFYHLLLRAKNIYLLYNSDSEGLDAGEKSRFITQLLLDPHVKHTIKVSNYFAQTPKTINQLLNVAKSPLLQNRLKEIATGNGFSPSAISNYIRNPFQFYMQRVLGVREVDEVEENIALNTLGTIIHGALESMYLPFVGQQLTLQNIESLFDIYENEILKQFEINFSDTKEKQGKNLLAFEVAKRNIYHFLMLEKQLLEAGDVVEIVGLEQRLSAELQHSQLPYHVTISGIADRIEVRNGILRIVDYKTGKVELNQVQISQIEGLTKDIKFEKALQLLLYGFMYYDKTNLPIQAGIYSFKNRKSGYLMFGIKQDKQLFDVMTKEMLHEFKEELSIIIAEILNSQIAFIEQEN from the coding sequence ATGGAATCAATTCGTTTTATAGATAAACTTGCAGCAGAAATTGTTAAAGAACATCAACATAATTTTGCATCGGTAGTTGTTGTTTTACCCAATAAACGTGCCCGTTTGTTTTTGTTAGAAAGTCTAAAAAAAACTACTACAACCACTTTTTTTGCACCACAAATTATAAGTGTTGAAGACTTAATTGCATCACTTTCTAAAATAAATGTACTAGATAGTATTGAACTTGTTTTAGAGTTTTACGAGGTGTATAAACAAATTACATCTTTAACCGAACAACAAGATTTTGAACAATTTAGTAATTGGGCAAAAATGCTGTTGCAAGACTTTAACGAAATTGATAGATATCTTTTAAACCCTGCTTATGTTTTTGATTATTTAAAAGATATTGATGTAATAAATCACTGGTCGGTACAAACCGAAGATCAAACCCCTTTAATAAATAACTATCTTACTTTTTGGAATAAATTACCTAGTTATTACAATGCATTACAAAAGCATTTGCTGCAGTTAAATTGTGGTTATCAAGGGATGGCATATCGTTTAGCAGTTGAAAAATTAGATGCATTTATCGATACAAATACAAAAAAATATTATTTTGCTGGTTTTAACGCCTTAAACAAAGCCGAAGAACATATTTTTAAACAACTTTTAAAAAATGGAATGGCTAAAGTGTTTTGGGACACTGATGAATGGTTTTTAAACGATTTTGATCATGGAGCAGGCTATTTTGCTAGAAAAATAAAACAAAATTGGTCGTATTATAAAACGCATCCGTATGAGTGGATTGTGAATGAATTTGCTCAAAAAAAGAATATTGAAATCATAAGTACTCCAAAATCCGTTGGACAAGCAAAAATTGTAGGGAGTATTGTTGAACAATTAGCTGAAAACAATAAAAGTATTCAAAATACAGCTATTGTTTTATCAGAAGAAAATTTGTTAATACCAGTTTTGTATGCATTGCCTAATACAGTTCCTGCATTAAATATAACTATGGGTTACGATAGTAAATCCAATCCTGTACAATTGTTTTTTGCTAAGTTGTTTAAAATGCATGTGAATGCTTTAAATCGTGGAGGAACAAAGGCTGTTTTTTACCATAAAGAGGTTTTAGATGTTTTTTCACACCCTTTGATAGCACATTTGGCCCAAACCAAAAAAGTGGTAGATGAAATTAATAAAAGAAATTTTTCTTTTTTCGATTTTTCAAAATTAGAAACTTATCAAAATGCGAACGATGTTTTACAATTAATTACTTTGCCTTGGGTTGAAGATTCGCTTTCAATTATTGAAAAATTAATGCAATTGATTTTTAAACTTCGTGCGTTTTTAAAAGAGAACAACGACGATGTTTCATTAACATTTTTACATGCATTTTACAAAGTAATTGTACAACTAAAAAATTATCAATTAAAATACCAAGTAATTACATCTCCCCAACAACTAGTCACTATTTATAAACAAATTGCCGATTTAGCCGAAGTATCGTTTGAAGGGGAACCGCTTGAAGGTTTACAAATAATGGGTGTGTTAGAAAGTAGGGTATTGGATTTTGAAAATGTAATCATAACATCGGTTAATGAAGGGAAATTTCCTGCAGGAAAAACAATGAATTCTTTTATTCCGCACGATGTAAAAGTTGAATTAGGTTTGCCTACTTTTAAAGAGAAAGATGCTATTTATACCTATCATTTTTACCATTTGTTATTACGTGCTAAAAATATTTATTTGTTATATAATTCAGATTCTGAAGGGTTAGATGCTGGCGAAAAAAGTAGGTTTATTACGCAGTTATTGTTAGATCCACACGTTAAACATACAATAAAGGTTTCAAATTATTTTGCACAAACGCCAAAAACAATTAATCAATTATTAAATGTTGCAAAATCACCACTGTTACAAAATCGATTAAAAGAAATAGCAACAGGCAACGGCTTTTCGCCATCGGCTATAAGTAATTACATTCGCAATCCTTTTCAGTTTTATATGCAGCGTGTTTTAGGTGTTAGAGAAGTAGATGAGGTTGAAGAAAATATTGCTTTAAATACCCTTGGAACTATAATTCATGGGGCTTTAGAAAGTATGTATTTGCCTTTTGTAGGGCAACAACTTACTTTGCAAAATATTGAAAGTTTGTTTGATATATATGAAAATGAAATTTTAAAGCAATTTGAAATTAATTTCTCCGACACAAAAGAAAAACAAGGCAAAAACTTATTAGCTTTTGAAGTAGCTAAGCGCAATATTTATCATTTTTTAATGCTTGAAAAACAATTGTTAGAAGCAGGTGATGTTGTTGAAATTGTTGGTTTAGAGCAACGCTTATCTGCAGAATTACAACACAGCCAATTACCATATCATGTAACTATTTCTGGTATAGCAGATAGAATAGAAGTTAGAAACGGCATTTTGCGTATTGTTGATTATAAAACGGGTAAAGTGGAGCTTAATCAGGTACAAATTAGTCAAATTGAAGGACTTACAAAAGATATTAAGTTTGAAAAAGCGTTGCAATTGCTTTTATATGGTTTTATGTATTATGATAAAACTAATTTGCCTATACAAGCCGGAATTTACTCATTTAAAAACAGAAAATCGGGTTATTTAATGTTTGGAATAAAACAAGATAAACAGTTGTTTGATGTAATGACAAAGGAAATGCTACATGAATTTAAAGAAGAATTGTCAATAATAATTGCAGAAATTTTAAATAGCCAAATTGCTTTTATTGAACAAGAAAATTAA
- a CDS encoding alpha/beta fold hydrolase: MYHYKNSFINFTDFGKGNAVLLVHGFLENETMWQKTTAALQKKYRVITVDLLGHGKSDCYGYVHNMEEQADMLFGLINHLRLRKVTLVGHSMGGYVSLAFAELYPDNVRALVLLNSSAQADSDERKINRSRAIEVVKKNSNAFIQMATQNLFNEQAHLLFKTEINHFTQQALKTPVQGIIAALEGMKNRMDREALLHFGPYPKLIIASENDTIIPIEDIKNQVIDADVTFKTIPGGHVSTIEQNELVNELLLHFLKKNG; the protein is encoded by the coding sequence ATGTATCATTACAAAAACTCCTTTATAAACTTTACCGATTTTGGCAAAGGCAATGCCGTATTGCTTGTTCATGGTTTTTTAGAAAACGAAACCATGTGGCAAAAAACAACTGCTGCTTTACAAAAAAAGTACCGTGTAATAACAGTTGATTTATTGGGTCATGGCAAAAGTGATTGTTATGGTTATGTGCATAACATGGAAGAACAAGCCGATATGCTTTTTGGTTTAATTAACCACTTACGCTTGCGTAAAGTAACACTTGTTGGTCATTCAATGGGTGGATATGTTTCTTTGGCATTTGCAGAATTATATCCGGATAATGTTAGAGCGCTGGTGTTGTTAAATTCTTCGGCACAAGCTGATTCTGACGAACGTAAAATAAACCGCTCTCGTGCAATTGAAGTTGTAAAGAAAAACAGTAATGCATTTATACAAATGGCTACTCAAAATTTATTTAACGAACAAGCACACCTACTGTTTAAAACCGAAATTAATCATTTTACTCAACAAGCTTTAAAAACACCTGTACAAGGTATAATAGCTGCGTTAGAAGGAATGAAAAACAGAATGGATCGTGAAGCTTTATTGCATTTTGGCCCATATCCTAAATTGATTATTGCAAGCGAAAACGACACCATTATTCCTATTGAAGATATTAAAAACCAGGTTATTGACGCCGACGTTACTTTTAAAACAATACCAGGTGGACATGTTTCAACCATTGAACAAAACGAATTAGTTAATGAACTTTTATTGCATTTTTTAAAGAAAAACGGTTAA
- a CDS encoding energy transducer TonB — translation MKTNFFYLLLIGLLTVSTQAQSENAEQSEITETIVYREVDVMAKYHGGYNVLLKKIEAATKICKRGKFKGKQASVIIEVLVTDKGKVAKVDFVNEDFSLCKDVIRETIEKSNQWVPAIKNNKPVNSYIQFKINLHNGYNNKNGNAVTRLE, via the coding sequence ATGAAAACAAATTTTTTTTATTTACTTTTAATTGGATTATTAACAGTTTCAACCCAAGCTCAAAGCGAAAACGCTGAACAATCAGAAATTACCGAAACAATAGTTTATAGAGAGGTAGATGTAATGGCGAAATACCATGGCGGTTACAATGTTTTGTTAAAAAAGATAGAAGCTGCTACAAAAATATGTAAACGTGGCAAGTTTAAAGGGAAACAGGCATCGGTAATCATTGAAGTTTTAGTTACCGATAAAGGTAAAGTTGCTAAAGTTGATTTTGTAAATGAAGATTTTAGTTTATGTAAAGATGTTATTCGCGAAACTATTGAGAAATCAAATCAATGGGTGCCAGCAATTAAAAACAATAAACCGGTAAATTCGTACATACAGTTTAAAATAAATTTACATAACGGTTACAACAATAAGAATGGTAATGCAGTGACTAGGTTAGAATAA
- a CDS encoding tRNA-(ms[2]io[6]A)-hydroxylase codes for MLGLKLLTDPRWANIAESNIEEILTDHAWCEQKAATNAITIITYNSEHEDLVTAMTEIAIEEMEHFKMVHDIIKQRGYTLGRERKDDYVNQLYKFMKKDGSRNDAFIDRLLFAAMIEARSCERFRVLSENIKDDELAKFYRDLMISEAGHYTAFIKFAKKYTERTDVDKRWKEWLDFEGQLIQNYGTKETVHG; via the coding sequence ATGTTAGGACTTAAATTATTAACCGATCCACGTTGGGCAAATATAGCCGAAAGTAATATTGAAGAAATTTTAACCGATCATGCATGGTGCGAACAAAAAGCAGCAACTAATGCCATTACTATAATTACCTATAATTCTGAACACGAAGATTTGGTTACAGCCATGACCGAAATTGCCATTGAAGAAATGGAGCATTTTAAAATGGTGCACGATATTATTAAGCAACGTGGCTATACTTTAGGACGCGAACGAAAAGATGATTATGTTAACCAACTTTATAAATTTATGAAGAAAGACGGCAGCCGCAACGATGCTTTTATTGATAGATTGCTTTTTGCTGCAATGATTGAAGCTAGAAGTTGCGAACGCTTTAGAGTGCTTTCTGAAAATATTAAAGACGATGAATTAGCTAAATTTTACCGAGATTTAATGATTTCTGAAGCAGGACATTACACTGCTTTTATAAAATTTGCTAAAAAATATACCGAACGAACCGATGTTGATAAACGTTGGAAAGAATGGCTTGATTTTGAAGGGCAACTTATACAAAATTACGGCACAAAAGAAACCGTTCACGGATAA